CTGCCCGTAGAAGTTAGCCAGTTGGGGGTCTTCATACCCGTCATGTTCGGGAAAACGCTGAAACATCAATGAGTTCGACATAAGTACCCCTATACCGTGCGATCCGTCCACCCGATTCTCACTCCGCGGCATCAGGTTCAATGTATTGACCATCACCTGCATCTGGGTAGAGTAGTGTCGCGGTATTCTCTCTTTTTTGTCGCTATCCCGACTGGTACGGTATAGTCCCTCGTAAATCCGTTCCGGCCAGGGCATTACCTCATATTTATCGATATGCGGATAAAGCAACTTAGCCGTAAAGGTAGCTTCATAATTTTTCTTGTAATCCACCCAATCGCGTGGCCAGTCCTCAATCGGATCTGTAAGGAAGAACATCTCCCTGCCCGTAGGGGCAGTCATCGATTCCATAGAGCCGTATTCAAGAAATGCCGTTTCAAAAACCCGTTCTTTCATTTTGCCATTGAAATAGTTCGGCTCACGGGAAGTGCCGGTCCATACCTGGGCGATATAACCGTCGACCGAGGGAAGCGAGGCCAGGCTCGCTTCCGGACTGACAATCATCCATTGGGCGTAATTGACCAGGGAGTGGGTGGGGACATAGCATTTCACATCCATCCCCTTGCTCTTCCCGTATTCCTTGGCAAAAGAAAAGACCTCGTCGAGAGCATTATAATAGAGATGATATTTCAGTTTATTGGATAAATAGGTGTTTTCCGGCGACAGATGCTGCGGCCTCCAGTCGAAACCGTAATATTTTTTCCATTCGCGCTTGAAAGCTTCGCTGTATCCCGCCCTCGCCCAAAATTCGGGTTCTTCCATGAAGATGACATCAATACCGGCATCGATCACTCTCTTCACATGCATCTCCTTGAGATAGCGCAGGAAATTCTCCGACGGGACAATATAAGGCACCAGATGGCCATGCCAGATGGTATCGCCGTTCTGCTGCACCTGTCCTTCGTCGAGATGCATCTTGCCATCCCATTTCCCGGTAAAATAATCCTGGTATTCACCCCATGCTATCCCGGTCATAAAATGGGTTATATAACCTCTGTCACGCCAGGATTGTACCCGGTCTTCAAAAGGTATTCTTCTTGATTTATCGGAAGGATTTCCTCCTACTCCATACACCATCACGGCATCTGATCTCACATCAATAGTGGGCCTCCACTCCCGGGATGTCTGGAGTGTGGTTTTCACTTTCTTCTCCTGTTGGGCGCTCAATGGTATCAAAAGACACAATCCGATAAACAGGGTGATCATTGATCTCTTCATAGGTTATATTTTATTAAAAAGAAGTTTAAAGTCTTTCCTTCGATCAGAAAGACTTTAAACTTCAAATATAGTATATTTTACGGTACCAACACCTCCAATGGTGCATTATAATTCCACCGGCGGGTACCGCTACCTTTGGGCGTATCGTAGTTTATCCGGGCTGCGGCACGGATAAAGACAACCCGCCCGGATGGGATCGTTCCGTTGGATTCTATAGTAACTGTTTCTCCCAGCAGGTTGTTAAAAGAGGTGCCGGAATATTCGATGGAACTCGACCACCGCTCGTCGCGGGCACGGTATCCCACTGTGGGAGAATAGCTCACGAAAAGCTGAATATCCGTCACATTCAGGAAGCTGTTACTATAACCGCCCATCGGTTCAATTTTCTCACGGAATTCACTTTCCGATACTCCACGGGTCACTTTCACCTTTGCCCGTATTTTACCATTAATTACCTGAGGTTCATCCACCCACTCCACTTTCAGGAATGGTTGCACTTCAAACTTAACCTCGGTCACACCCTCAATATCCACATCCTGCGTTTCGTCGGCAAGAGGAACACCGCGGTCGTCTTCCCTCAACAGGGGAATGAACGGGCCGTCAATCCGGACATTGTAGTGTCCTTTGAACAGTTTTGTGTTCCGGAAAGTACCGTCGGGCATGCAGAAAAAATCGGGATTATGCGTCACATTATCTCCCCAGCTAAGTTCTGTGAGACGTACTCTGATCCCTTCGCTCCCCTGGTCGGTCAGTACCGGCTCTCCGGTAGCTGCATCCACCACTACTCCCTGTAACGTCTCTTTGGGAGCTTCATAGTTATCCAGCTCAAACATACTGCAGGAAGATACAGAGAGCAGGGCAACCAATATTATAAAATATGCGATCTTCTTCATTTGATTAATTTTATTAGAGTAAAGCGTAAAGATTTGGGATGTTTGATTTGGGATATGGGAATTAAAAATGAATCACCACATCGTTACATACATCATCACATCACCGAATCATTACATTGTGAAATATTATCTGTTGGGTTGCTGATCGATAACCGGACTCTTGGTCACTTCTCCGCCTGGAATACCAAAGTAGTAATCTATAATATTATACTCAAAGGTTTTCAGGCTGACCCACTGGAAGCGGGCATCGAAGAAATATTTTCCACTCCCGGTAGAGAAGAAAGGATAGAGACCGCGGAAGCGATAACGGGTATTGCTGCTGAAGGAATCTTTATTTCTCACTTCACCCCAGAAGCCATCCCGGTTTTCGTAATGCTGTACTCTCCAGCGACGCAGGTCCCACTTTGTCTTATGTTCCAGCGCCAACTCCTTACGTCTCTCTTTTCGCACGATATTACGCCCGCTCACATCGGGAGTGACGGAACCGGTAAGCAAAGTTGCACCTGCCCTTTCCCGGATATCATTCACAGCATCAGTGGCTACCTGCATCAGATCTGCACCGTCGGGAGAGGGTTCACCGAACAGAGCAAGTTCAACGGCAGCCTCTGCGGCATTCAATAATACATCGGCATAACGCATCAGTACAAAATGTTGATCCGATTTTCCTTCACCTGCTTCGAAAGAGGGATCGGGATTCAGCCATTTCCTTCCATAGAGGCCGGTCAGGCATCCTTCCCCATTGTCATAGAAAGGGCCGTTCGCGCCGGCTGCTGTCATCTGTGTGCCGTTATATTCAACCAATTCCTGACTATTGCCCTCTCTCGGACTAAGATAAAGGGTTTTGGGATTCGTTCTGTAAGCATCCAGATGCTGATATCTGGTTTCAGCTGTCTGATAAGAATAATCATTAAAGAGCGGACTAACAGGTTCGTTTCCGGTATAGATACCGGCACGTATTTCGATATCTCTTCCTTTGAATCGATCGCCCGGAAAAATCACATAGGCTCGCAGCCGCGGTTCAGCTTCGGCAAAGAAGTCGAGAGGAGAGTCATACATAAGGTATTCGCCCTGGGTGTTGGAATTGCCGGTAGTTACTTTCACCGTACCGTCAGGATACCTGTCAAATCCTTCGAACAGTTCCAGAAAATCGAGCGTCGGACAGGTGCCGGAAGCGAGTGGTGCTTTAAAGATAAAGGGGGCACTATAAGCATCATATCCGTGAGTCATAGTGGGATAGGAATATTGTTTCACATAAATGTTCTCAGGACTTTCGGGATCACTGAACATATCCACCATATTCTGATATTGTGCTTCGGAATTATTGGCAGCCCATCTTTTCTTGTAAAGAGCATAGTTTCCGCTTTCGATCACTTCCCGGGCAGCGAGGTAGGCTTCCTTGAAATATCTTCTGGAAGCTGCTTCCCATGCGTTTTCAGCAAAACCGATTACACGCACTCCGGTCTTTTCACCGAAGCCGGTAAGACGGCCGGATACCGTTTCATTGTATTTAGCCACACTTCCGGCATATAACATTGCTTCCGATTTAAAAGCCAGTGCAACATATTTGTTGGCGTAACCTTTTTTGGGACTTGCCGGCTGTAACAGTTCAACCGCCCGGTCGAAATCGGCAAGCACCTGGTCCCAGGTCTCCTCCTCACTTGCACGGGGCACCTCCAGGGCATCCTGTTCTGCAGGATACTGAATGACCTTTGTAACCAGCGGCACGCCGCCAAAACGCCTTGCCATGGCATTGAATACAAATGCCCTTACAAAATAAGCTTCACCCAAATAGTGGTTATACATGTTTTCAGGGAAAGAACCTTCATAGAGAGGCAGATTCTCAATCAGGTAGTTTGCATCCCTCAAAAGAGTAAAAGCTTTACCCCAGTAAGGAGTTCTCTCACCTCTAAAAGCAGTACTGATACCGTCACGATTCAGTGCTTCACCCGTACCTTCGATACCCAATGCACCAAGCCAGGCGTTGAATTCCACACCCCATTCTGCCATGTATTTGAAATCTTCAAACGGCATATTACTATACATACGTGCCAGATAGATATTCATACCCGACTCGCTGGTCAGCAGATCTTCATCACTGATAATATTCTTCGGCGGGATATCGAGATCCGCACATGAGGTAATGAAGAGAAGCAGTACCAATATTAATTGATATATTTTGTTCATACGATTATTTTATTTTTCTTGTACATAACTATTGGAAGACTTTTAGAATTTAAGAGAAAGTCCCACGGTAAATGTCTTATTCAATGGGTAGAGTCTTCCCAGTTCATCATCCGGATGTTCCGGATCCACAAATTTCACTCCGGTAAATGTCAGCAGGTTATATGCGTTGGCAAATAGTCTCAGGTCCATTGACGAGAAAGATCTCAGTTTAGGTAATGTATACCCTATTTCAATACTTTTAAGACGGAGATAGGCGGTACTTACACGGTTAAAGCCAGAGTTTGCACGGGGATAGTTCCCGGTAAATCCATAGTAACCGCTGATCCATTCAATGGACGGATCCCAGGGATCAGCCAACGGATCGACGGGACGCCACCTGTCAAGGTATTGCGTCAGTGTACCTCCGCCGTTACTTCCCCATATTCCGTAGAGCGCTTCCTTATATTCCATGGAACCAAGCGCCGATCCTTGCAGGAGAAGGCTAAGATCCACATTCTTATAGGTCGCGTCGAACGTGAAACTGTAGTTGAACCACGGAGTCTGGTCAAAGGCAATAGGGTGTTGGTCCTGATCGTTGATCTCTCCATCGCCGTTCCAGTCGAGGTATTTATAATCGCCTGGCAAAGTACCCCGCTCTTTATAGATAGGGTAACTCCATATATCCTCCCAACTCAGGTATCGTCCGTCCGTAGCAAAACCGAACTGCATCCCCTGGTAACGATTGGTAAGGTTATCATTACGCCATCTGTCGTATGAATTTCCCCAAGGTCCTTTCTCAGAAGCGGTCAGATATTTCTGGCGGGTGATTGTCCCCATTGCTTTCATCCTGTAATAGAGATTACCAACCCTGTTTCTGTGAGACAATTCCAGATCCATTCCGAAATGGCGGTCGCTGTCGAGATTTTCCCGTGGGGCCTCCGCTCCCACCACTGTAGGCAGGTCACCCACACGGCGGGCAAAACGTCCATGCCTTTCCCTGTTAAAGAAGTCGAATGAAAAGCCGAAGAGTCCGTTCCAGCCGTCAAAATCGATCCCTGCGTTGAACGTATGCGCGGTAAACCAGGTAATCATCCTGTTGGGCAACGCCAGGGTCGAAACCCCGTATACAAATTCATCTCCAAAA
This window of the Proteiniphilum saccharofermentans genome carries:
- a CDS encoding DUF3823 domain-containing protein; amino-acid sequence: MKKIAYFIILVALLSVSSCSMFELDNYEAPKETLQGVVVDAATGEPVLTDQGSEGIRVRLTELSWGDNVTHNPDFFCMPDGTFRNTKLFKGHYNVRIDGPFIPLLREDDRGVPLADETQDVDIEGVTEVKFEVQPFLKVEWVDEPQVINGKIRAKVKVTRGVSESEFREKIEPMGGYSNSFLNVTDIQLFVSYSPTVGYRARDERWSSSIEYSGTSFNNLLGETVTIESNGTIPSGRVVFIRAAARINYDTPKGSGTRRWNYNAPLEVLVP
- a CDS encoding RagB/SusD family nutrient uptake outer membrane protein, translating into MNKIYQLILVLLLFITSCADLDIPPKNIISDEDLLTSESGMNIYLARMYSNMPFEDFKYMAEWGVEFNAWLGALGIEGTGEALNRDGISTAFRGERTPYWGKAFTLLRDANYLIENLPLYEGSFPENMYNHYLGEAYFVRAFVFNAMARRFGGVPLVTKVIQYPAEQDALEVPRASEEETWDQVLADFDRAVELLQPASPKKGYANKYVALAFKSEAMLYAGSVAKYNETVSGRLTGFGEKTGVRVIGFAENAWEAASRRYFKEAYLAAREVIESGNYALYKKRWAANNSEAQYQNMVDMFSDPESPENIYVKQYSYPTMTHGYDAYSAPFIFKAPLASGTCPTLDFLELFEGFDRYPDGTVKVTTGNSNTQGEYLMYDSPLDFFAEAEPRLRAYVIFPGDRFKGRDIEIRAGIYTGNEPVSPLFNDYSYQTAETRYQHLDAYRTNPKTLYLSPREGNSQELVEYNGTQMTAAGANGPFYDNGEGCLTGLYGRKWLNPDPSFEAGEGKSDQHFVLMRYADVLLNAAEAAVELALFGEPSPDGADLMQVATDAVNDIRERAGATLLTGSVTPDVSGRNIVRKERRKELALEHKTKWDLRRWRVQHYENRDGFWGEVRNKDSFSSNTRYRFRGLYPFFSTGSGKYFFDARFQWVSLKTFEYNIIDYYFGIPGGEVTKSPVIDQQPNR